One window of the Balaenoptera ricei isolate mBalRic1 chromosome X, mBalRic1.hap2, whole genome shotgun sequence genome contains the following:
- the LOC132356874 gene encoding rho-related GTP-binding protein RhoG-like has translation MWRRARRACPAQRETPGRLCQRRFNSAGGRLLCRDSKGRMQTIKCVVVGDGAVGKTCLLISYTTNAFPEEYIPTVFDNYSAQTSVDGQIVSLNLWDTAGQEEYDRLRTLSYPQTNIFVICFSIGNPSSYANVRHKWYPEVSHHCPNVPVLLVGTKRDLRSDIETVKKLKEQSLVPTTPQQGTSLAKQVGAVKYLECSALMQDGVHEVFSEAVRAVLYPATKKNSKKCVLL, from the exons ATGTGGCGCCGAGCCCGCCGAGCCTGCCCAGCCCAGCGAGAGACGCCTGGGAGGCTCTGCCAGCGGCGGTTCAACAGCGCGGGAGGACGACTACTTTGCCGG GACTCCAAGGGAAGAATGCAGACGATTAAATGTGTGGTTGTGGGAGATGGGGCTGTAGGTAAGACCTGCCTCCTCATCAGTTACACGACAAACGCCTTTCCCGAGGAGTATATCCCTACTGTCTTTGACAACTATAGTGCCCAGACATCTGTGGACGGCCAGATCGTCAGCCTGAACCTGTGGGACACAGCCGGCCAAGAGGAGTATGACCGACTGCGAACACTCTCCTACCCCCAGACCAATATCTTCGTCATTTGTTTCTCCATTGGCAACCCATCTTCTTATGCCAATGTGAGGCATAAGTGGTACCCAGAGGTCTCCCATCATTGCCCCAATGTACCTGTTTTGCTGGTAGGCACCAAGAGGGACCTGCGAAGTGACATTGAGACAGTGAAGAAGCTGAAGGAACAGAGCCTAGTGCCCACAACTCCTCAGCAAGGCACTTCCCTGGCTAAGCAGGTGGGGGCTGTGAAGTATCTGGAATGTTCAGCCCTGATGCAGGATGGGGTCCATGAGGTATTTTCAGAAGCTGTCCGGGCTGTGCTTTACCCTGCTACAAAGAAGAACAGCAAGAAGTGTGTCCTCTTATAG